A section of the Polynucleobacter sp. AP-Jannik-300A-C4 genome encodes:
- the rsgA gene encoding ribosome small subunit-dependent GTPase A produces the protein MEQFHALLTASYGRHYLAQRLVKDDRGNESPIGELIQVSTPAKQHIGAVGDRMLLEMTSADQARIIRIEPRENLLYRSDAFKSKLIASNVDQILVVLATQPAFSPDLLGRAVVAAETNQIGLHILLNKCDLKDNLEHARKIIAPYARMGYPVTEVSAKFDESSIEALRPAISGKVSVFVGQSGMGKSSLLNAWVPNAAAITQEYSVRLDTGKHTTTACRYFELPETWGRDANGKLGALIDSPGFQEFGLAHMSVSELEHAFREFHDLLGKCRFHNCAHQSEPDCAIREAVDRNEIAPERLALFRQLRSDSKTADTQIQGISQAKERWSALAIKPSKR, from the coding sequence ATGGAACAATTTCATGCGCTATTAACCGCCTCCTATGGAAGACATTATTTAGCGCAGCGTTTAGTAAAAGATGATCGTGGCAATGAATCTCCTATCGGTGAATTAATTCAGGTAAGCACGCCAGCAAAGCAGCATATCGGCGCGGTAGGTGATCGCATGTTATTGGAAATGACTTCAGCTGATCAAGCGCGAATTATTCGCATCGAGCCAAGAGAAAATTTACTCTATCGATCCGATGCTTTTAAAAGCAAACTCATTGCCTCAAATGTTGATCAAATATTAGTCGTGCTAGCTACACAACCCGCTTTCTCACCCGATCTTTTGGGAAGAGCGGTTGTCGCTGCTGAGACCAATCAAATTGGTTTACATATTCTGCTCAACAAGTGCGATCTCAAAGATAACTTAGAACACGCCCGCAAAATCATTGCGCCCTATGCGCGTATGGGCTACCCCGTAACAGAGGTATCTGCCAAGTTTGATGAGTCCTCCATTGAAGCATTGCGACCAGCTATCTCCGGCAAGGTATCGGTATTTGTAGGTCAATCCGGTATGGGTAAATCTAGCCTACTCAATGCCTGGGTCCCCAACGCTGCAGCAATTACTCAAGAGTATTCAGTTCGCTTAGATACCGGCAAGCACACCACAACAGCTTGCCGCTACTTTGAGTTGCCTGAGACTTGGGGGCGTGATGCTAACGGCAAATTAGGTGCTTTAATTGATTCACCAGGCTTTCAGGAATTTGGCTTGGCCCATATGTCGGTGAGTGAGCTAGAGCATGCCTTTAGGGAGTTTCATGATCTGCTGGGCAAGTGTCGCTTTCATAACTGTGCCCATCAATCAGAGCCCGATTGTGCGATACGAGAAGCAGTCGACAGAAATGAAATAGCGCCAGAAAGACTGGCGCTATTTAGGCAATTACGTTCTGACTCAAAAACCGCTGATACGCAGATTCAGGGAATTAGCCAAGCCAAAGAGCGATGGTCAGCATTAGCAATAAAGCCATCCAAGCGATAA